The proteins below come from a single Iocasia fonsfrigidae genomic window:
- a CDS encoding TRAP transporter large permease — protein sequence MDKAIIILLGSFLVMLVLRIPIAFSLGISTLLTAFYVGLPPMVVAQQMVKGINSFSLMAIPFFIIAGEIMGQGGISDRLIKFSNVMIGWMRGGLAMVNILASMFFGGISGSSVADVSSIGTILIPMMEKNGYDKDYSINVTITSSVQGIIIPPSHNMIIYALAAGGGISVAKLFLAGVVPGVLLGIALMVLSHHIAVKRDYPREKRISFKESLKIVRDSILGLLTAFIIIGGVTSGIFTATESAAIAAVYAFIITFFVYKDIPLKQMVGILRNSLSTLSMVVAIIATSSAFAWMMSYLQVPKMITEGLLNLSNNPVIILLIVNVILLLLGTIMDMAPLILIATPILLPVVTSVGMNPITFGVVMMLNLGVGLLTPPVGSTLFVGCSIGGASIERIARKLVPFYLLLAVMVLLLTFIPELTLWLPNFLMG from the coding sequence ATGGACAAAGCGATTATAATCTTATTAGGTTCTTTCTTAGTGATGTTAGTTCTTAGAATCCCTATTGCCTTCAGTCTTGGTATTTCAACACTACTTACAGCCTTTTATGTAGGTTTACCTCCTATGGTAGTAGCACAGCAGATGGTAAAGGGGATTAATTCTTTTTCTTTGATGGCTATCCCTTTCTTTATTATAGCAGGAGAGATTATGGGTCAGGGTGGGATATCTGACCGTTTAATCAAATTTTCCAATGTGATGATTGGATGGATGCGCGGGGGGCTGGCTATGGTCAATATTTTAGCCAGTATGTTTTTTGGCGGAATTTCTGGCTCATCAGTGGCTGATGTTTCTTCTATTGGTACTATTCTTATACCAATGATGGAAAAGAATGGCTATGATAAAGATTATTCAATAAATGTAACTATTACTTCATCAGTACAGGGAATTATTATTCCCCCCAGTCATAATATGATCATATATGCCCTGGCGGCAGGTGGAGGAATTTCTGTTGCTAAACTATTTTTAGCTGGTGTTGTGCCTGGTGTTTTGCTTGGTATAGCTTTAATGGTATTGAGCCATCATATAGCTGTTAAAAGGGATTATCCGAGAGAAAAAAGGATTTCTTTTAAAGAATCTCTGAAGATTGTTCGGGATAGTATTCTTGGTCTGCTAACAGCATTTATTATTATCGGTGGGGTAACAAGCGGTATTTTCACAGCCACCGAGTCAGCTGCTATTGCTGCCGTCTATGCCTTTATAATTACTTTTTTTGTCTATAAAGATATACCTCTCAAACAAATGGTTGGTATTTTGAGGAATTCTTTGAGTACACTCTCTATGGTTGTAGCAATAATTGCTACTTCCAGTGCTTTTGCCTGGATGATGTCTTATCTACAGGTGCCAAAAATGATTACAGAGGGATTACTAAATCTATCCAATAATCCAGTTATTATTCTTTTAATTGTTAATGTAATACTACTATTGCTGGGAACAATTATGGATATGGCTCCACTGATTCTTATTGCAACACCAATCCTACTGCCTGTTGTGACAAGTGTTGGTATGAACCCAATTACATTTGGTGTAGTAATGATGTTAAATCTGGGGGTAGGATTACTTACACCCCCTGTGGGTTCAACACTTTTTGTAGGTTGTTCTATTGGTGGTGCTTCAATTGAACGGATAGCGAGAAAGTTAGTTCCTTTTTATCTGCTCTTAGCAGTTATGGTTTTATTGTTAACTTTTATTCCAGAACTGACATTATGGCTGCCTAATTTTCTGATGGGATAG
- a CDS encoding GyrI-like domain-containing protein, with protein MEAKKIIYENTMFLLGMDFYGDPFSNHAFWDENNEIGRLWNRFETFLSKYPEQIKNRIKKNVSLEVFITTEESMKIGIYEVFVGVLVEKIGYIPLNCVAKQLPASKYAVFTLKGNEINSDWQNQIYNKWLPDSGYESPYNYNIQYYDERFKGMDQIKESAVDIYIPVRKKP; from the coding sequence ATGGAAGCAAAAAAAATCATTTATGAAAATACAATGTTTTTGTTAGGAATGGATTTTTATGGTGACCCTTTTAGTAATCATGCATTTTGGGATGAAAACAATGAAATAGGCCGTTTATGGAATAGATTTGAAACATTCCTAAGTAAATATCCTGAACAAATAAAAAACAGAATCAAAAAAAATGTTTCTCTGGAAGTCTTTATAACTACAGAAGAATCAATGAAAATTGGTATATATGAAGTATTTGTAGGTGTGTTAGTAGAAAAAATAGGATATATACCTCTTAATTGTGTCGCCAAACAACTACCAGCAAGCAAATATGCCGTTTTCACTCTAAAGGGTAATGAAATTAATTCTGATTGGCAGAACCAAATATATAATAAATGGCTTCCAGATTCAGGTTATGAAAGTCCTTATAATTACAATATCCAATACTATGATGAGCGTTTTAAAGGAATGGACCAAATAAAGGAATCAGCAGTAGATATTTATATTCCTGTAAGAAAAAAGCCTTAG
- the tsaA gene encoding tRNA (N6-threonylcarbamoyladenosine(37)-N6)-methyltransferase TrmO produces MSKKEFVINPLGYVRHNGTGFYLELLEKYAGASRGLEGFNYINVLWWANLTDGNEYRAILECEQPYKGAPEKVGVFATRSPGRPNPISLSSVNVLSLEKGKIHVAYIDAEDGTPIIDIKPYHPSLDRIRDVKVPDWCSHWPKWYEDSAVFNWEAEFISAR; encoded by the coding sequence ATGAGTAAGAAAGAGTTTGTCATTAATCCATTAGGTTATGTAAGGCACAATGGTACAGGATTTTATCTGGAATTACTGGAGAAATATGCAGGGGCAAGTAGGGGGTTAGAGGGGTTTAATTACATTAATGTTTTGTGGTGGGCTAATTTAACTGATGGAAATGAATATAGAGCAATTTTGGAGTGTGAACAACCTTATAAGGGAGCACCTGAAAAAGTAGGGGTTTTTGCAACGAGATCTCCGGGTAGACCTAATCCCATTTCACTATCATCGGTAAATGTACTAAGCCTTGAAAAAGGGAAGATACATGTAGCTTATATAGATGCTGAAGATGGAACACCAATAATTGATATAAAGCCATATCATCCGTCATTAGATAGAATTAGGGATGTGAAAGTACCTGATTGGTGTAGTCATTGGCCGAAATGGTATGAAGATTCAGCAGTT
- a CDS encoding helix-turn-helix transcriptional regulator encodes MKKIEDIYKAVEYIENNLKNDLSVEKIANHIGYSLYYFSRIFSKTTGHSPYDYIMRRRLSIAAKKLINNEQKIIDIAFEYQFNSHETFTRAFTKMFNYLPSHIKTKKDLDKLVLKQAITQEYLDYINNIMVNIKTEIINEKALYFVGLVTNKKITNKLQNQIINKLKTVKENPENFIIYFNPINYRHMQPKLIAYKAPLPEDTPSIFLGKKIPAYKYIKFIISANYFNMEFIFQYLYQTRLKFTPITIDAPYAIEQVNIKTNKNNISKIIYIPLDYYTKNQK; translated from the coding sequence ATGAAAAAGATTGAAGATATCTATAAAGCTGTTGAATACATCGAAAATAACTTGAAAAATGATTTGTCTGTCGAAAAAATTGCTAATCATATTGGTTATTCTCTTTATTATTTTTCTCGTATTTTTAGTAAAACTACAGGGCATAGTCCCTATGATTATATAATGAGACGCAGATTATCAATTGCTGCAAAAAAATTAATCAATAATGAGCAAAAAATTATCGATATAGCCTTTGAATATCAATTTAACAGCCATGAAACCTTCACAAGAGCCTTTACAAAAATGTTTAACTACCTACCCAGCCATATCAAAACTAAAAAAGACCTGGATAAATTAGTACTTAAACAAGCAATAACACAAGAATATCTGGATTATATAAATAACATCATGGTTAATATTAAAACAGAAATTATAAATGAAAAGGCTCTTTATTTTGTAGGTCTAGTTACAAATAAAAAAATCACTAATAAATTACAAAATCAAATTATAAACAAATTGAAAACTGTAAAAGAAAATCCAGAAAACTTTATCATTTACTTTAATCCTATAAACTATCGTCATATGCAACCCAAACTAATAGCATATAAGGCCCCTTTACCGGAAGATACCCCTTCTATTTTTCTTGGGAAAAAGATACCTGCATATAAATATATCAAATTTATTATCTCTGCAAATTATTTTAATATGGAATTTATATTTCAATATTTATATCAAACCAGATTAAAGTTTACACCAATTACTATTGATGCTCCTTATGCTATTGAACAAGTTAATATTAAGACAAATAAAAACAATATAAGTAAAATAATCTATATCCCCTTGGATTATTATACTAAGAATCAAAAATAG
- a CDS encoding TRAP transporter substrate-binding protein has protein sequence MKKIFVYVLLATLVFSLGAQAAEITLRLADNQPEGYPTVVGAKEFARLVEERTDGRIKIDVYAGGILGDESSTIEQVQFGAIDFVRTSITPMANFEPAMNVLSLPYLYPSEEYMFQVLQGEIGESVLDGLKDDGIVGLTWYDSGARSFYIADKKVTGPEDLKGLRIRVQESQLMMDMVEALGASPTPIAWGEVYSALQTGVVDAAENNYPGWYYNSHHEVAPNFVEDEHNRIPELIIMSKITWDSLSEEDQKIIKQAAVESTEVQREAWDARTEEAKKLAVEEGANITTLTAEQKQAFQDAVMDLYPKYSAGYEDLLDSILNFEMEE, from the coding sequence GTGAAAAAAATATTTGTGTATGTTTTATTGGCTACCTTAGTATTTTCATTAGGAGCACAGGCTGCGGAGATTACTCTACGTTTAGCAGACAATCAACCAGAAGGATATCCTACTGTTGTTGGGGCTAAAGAATTTGCCCGTTTGGTTGAAGAGAGAACTGATGGGAGAATTAAGATTGATGTATATGCAGGTGGAATTCTGGGAGATGAGAGTTCTACTATAGAACAGGTGCAATTTGGTGCTATTGACTTTGTAAGGACATCAATTACTCCAATGGCTAATTTTGAACCTGCTATGAATGTTTTATCATTACCTTATCTTTATCCAAGTGAAGAATATATGTTTCAGGTTCTCCAGGGAGAGATTGGGGAGAGTGTCCTTGATGGATTAAAAGATGATGGTATTGTAGGTCTTACCTGGTATGATTCAGGTGCACGTAGTTTTTATATTGCTGATAAAAAAGTAACAGGTCCTGAAGATTTGAAAGGATTAAGGATTCGTGTGCAGGAAAGTCAGTTAATGATGGATATGGTAGAGGCATTGGGTGCATCCCCAACTCCAATTGCCTGGGGTGAAGTTTATAGTGCCTTACAGACTGGTGTAGTAGATGCAGCTGAGAACAACTACCCTGGTTGGTATTATAATAGCCATCATGAAGTAGCACCTAATTTCGTAGAAGATGAACACAATCGTATTCCAGAGTTAATTATTATGAGTAAAATCACCTGGGATAGTTTGAGTGAAGAAGACCAGAAGATTATTAAACAGGCTGCAGTTGAATCAACTGAAGTCCAACGTGAAGCCTGGGATGCTAGAACAGAAGAGGCCAAAAAACTGGCTGTAGAAGAAGGTGCAAACATTACCACCCTGACAGCTGAACAAAAACAGGCTTTCCAGGATGCTGTAATGGATCTTTATCCAAAATACAGTGCAGGATATGAAGACCTGTTAGATAGTATTCTTAATTTTGAAATGGAAGAATAG
- a CDS encoding TRAP transporter small permease: MNKKEKNQGPLVKGLNFSEKMISYIAMLFLIIMILIVSTTVFTRYVFNYTFRWSDEVALLMMIWFGFIGLALGVKNSIHLSIEYFMSLIPDKYQKCIYQLENVLVGFFGWFMLKYGYQLYMRTKATRLPATQWSRGLLFIMLPISGVLVLLYSLGKMFNFIKQKETKTAAVAKDEDDKGGN, encoded by the coding sequence ATGAATAAAAAAGAAAAAAATCAGGGACCCCTTGTTAAGGGTTTAAATTTTTCAGAAAAGATGATTAGTTATATCGCCATGTTATTTTTAATAATAATGATACTTATAGTTAGTACTACAGTTTTTACCAGATATGTTTTTAATTATACCTTTCGCTGGTCAGATGAGGTTGCACTCTTAATGATGATCTGGTTTGGTTTTATTGGGCTTGCACTGGGTGTTAAAAATTCTATTCACTTAAGTATTGAGTATTTCATGAGTCTTATTCCTGATAAGTATCAAAAATGTATTTATCAGTTAGAGAATGTTTTAGTGGGTTTTTTTGGCTGGTTTATGCTCAAATATGGGTATCAATTATATATGAGAACAAAAGCCACCAGATTGCCGGCAACCCAATGGTCAAGGGGTTTATTATTTATTATGCTTCCGATTTCAGGTGTCCTGGTACTATTATATTCCCTTGGTAAAATGTTTAATTTTATAAAACAAAAAGAGACTAAAACTGCTGCGGTTGCAAAAGATGAAGATGATAAAGGGGGGAATTAA